From a single Anaerolineales bacterium genomic region:
- a CDS encoding ABC transporter permease → MRNIWTIAKREYDNYFNSPLAYVVAFAILLPLGIYFALILWFSAEQALFGGPAPDTTLINGLFIFLMIFLSPALTMRLLSDEARMGTLELMLTAPVRDFELVAGKWLGAMLFILSIILLTLVFPIVLNNFVTPGIDWMLVLSSYIGLILVCATFLALGVGISAIFTNQFAAFFVTLGLFFFMWFLIGLPAGLLPQASELLNYLSLNSHFSQSLNRGTVTLGALTLNLSLTALGLFIGTTAIEIRRWR, encoded by the coding sequence ATGAGAAATATTTGGACCATTGCAAAACGCGAATACGATAACTACTTCAACAGTCCGCTGGCATATGTGGTGGCGTTCGCCATCCTTCTGCCGCTCGGCATATACTTTGCGCTGATCCTGTGGTTCAGCGCGGAACAAGCCTTATTCGGCGGTCCCGCCCCGGATACCACGCTCATCAACGGTTTGTTCATTTTTTTGATGATCTTCCTCAGCCCGGCGCTGACCATGCGCCTGCTCTCAGATGAAGCCCGCATGGGCACCTTGGAGTTGATGCTGACCGCCCCCGTGCGTGACTTTGAGCTGGTCGCTGGAAAATGGCTTGGCGCGATGCTCTTTATTCTCTCCATCATCCTGCTGACATTGGTCTTCCCCATCGTATTGAACAACTTCGTCACCCCCGGCATCGACTGGATGCTGGTGCTCTCTTCCTACATTGGTTTGATCCTTGTCTGCGCCACCTTCCTGGCATTGGGTGTGGGCATCTCCGCGATCTTTACCAACCAGTTCGCGGCATTCTTCGTCACGCTTGGACTGTTCTTCTTTATGTGGTTCCTGATCGGCTTGCCCGCGGGGCTTCTGCCGCAAGCCAGTGAACTGCTCAACTATTTGAGCCTCAACTCGCACTTTTCACAGAGCCTGAACCGGGGCACGGTCACACTTGGGGCTCTGACCCTAAACTTAAGCCTCACTGCGCTGGGCTTGTTCATCGGCACCACCGCAATCGAGATTCGGAGATGGCGCTAA
- a CDS encoding ATP-binding cassette domain-containing protein, with translation MIKVSGLTKDYGARRAIHNLSFDAQQGEIVGFLGPNGAGKTTTMRILTGYMPPTDGEAIVAGYDVVEESLEVRKRVGYLPETVPLYTDMAVFDYLKFMGELRHIPNVDDRVNEVLDMVGLIDRANGYIGNLSKGMRQRVGLAQALLHRPEVLILDEPTIGLDPGQVVEVRELIREIGRERTVLLSTHLLYEAQNLCDRVLIINKGKIAAEDTTENLQARLLGAERVIVRVRGESDELADTIKSVKGVRKVETHDDGAVEFEFASGKDLRPEVAKQIIKDGYDLLELRPLGLSLEEIFLELTGNDAKKK, from the coding sequence ATGATCAAAGTTAGTGGTCTTACCAAGGACTACGGCGCGCGGCGCGCCATTCATAACTTGAGCTTTGATGCACAGCAGGGCGAGATCGTCGGGTTCCTCGGACCCAACGGGGCGGGGAAAACCACCACCATGCGCATCCTGACCGGGTACATGCCGCCCACGGACGGCGAAGCCATTGTGGCGGGATATGACGTGGTCGAAGAGTCGCTTGAAGTCCGCAAGCGCGTCGGCTACCTGCCGGAGACAGTCCCGTTGTACACGGATATGGCGGTTTTTGATTATCTGAAATTCATGGGCGAATTACGCCACATCCCGAACGTGGACGACCGCGTTAACGAAGTGCTGGATATGGTCGGCTTGATCGACCGCGCCAACGGCTACATTGGCAACCTGTCGAAGGGGATGCGCCAAAGGGTCGGGCTGGCGCAGGCGCTGCTGCACCGCCCCGAGGTGTTGATCCTCGACGAACCGACCATCGGTCTCGACCCCGGTCAGGTCGTGGAAGTGCGCGAGTTGATCCGCGAGATCGGGCGCGAACGCACCGTCCTGCTCTCCACCCACCTCCTATATGAAGCCCAGAACCTATGTGACCGCGTGCTCATTATTAATAAAGGAAAGATCGCCGCGGAAGACACCACCGAAAACCTGCAAGCCCGCCTGCTCGGCGCGGAACGCGTCATCGTGCGCGTACGCGGCGAATCGGACGAACTCGCCGATACGATCAAGAGCGTGAAGGGTGTGCGCAAGGTCGAAACCCATGATGACGGCGCAGTGGAATTCGAATTCGCATCCGGCAAGGATTTGCGTCCCGAGGTCGCCAAGCAGATCATCAAGGACGGCTACGACCTGCTCGAACTCCGTCCGCTCGGCTTGAGTCTGGAGGAGATCTTCCTTGAACTCACCGGCAATGACGCCAAAAAGAAGTAG
- a CDS encoding alanyl-tRNA editing protein — protein sequence MGGAFSAVDYYTIIRDAKSSGESTSNRTLILDALGYNECMTELLYQTDAYLKQFSATVLSSDAETRAVVLDRSAFYPGGGGQPCDVGTLESGGVTYTVEKVKKQGDDVLHFLGGTEPLPAAGSASSGTLDWVRRFKLMRTHTALHVLCGVVFRDYGAKVTGGDMEPLKGRMDFEFETMRGELVREIEAAVNLEVRQGRAIQVKILPREEVFQIPDLIRTKINLLPEGILQVRTVEIIGLDLQADGGTHVANTSEVGTVKVTDYKSKGAINKRIYIEVE from the coding sequence GTGGGCGGTGCCTTTTCTGCCGTTGATTACTATACAATAATACGAGATGCGAAGTCAAGCGGTGAATCAACCTCTAATCGAACGCTAATCTTGGATGCCCTCGGCTATAATGAGTGCATGACCGAGCTTCTCTACCAAACCGATGCTTATCTAAAGCAGTTTTCCGCCACCGTTCTCTCGTCGGATGCGGAAACCCGCGCTGTTGTGCTGGATCGCTCCGCGTTTTACCCCGGCGGGGGAGGACAGCCCTGCGATGTTGGAACGCTTGAATCCGGTGGCGTGACCTACACTGTGGAAAAAGTAAAGAAGCAGGGCGACGACGTCCTGCACTTTCTCGGCGGGACTGAGCCTTTGCCTGCCGCCGGGTCCGCCTCTTCCGGGACCTTGGACTGGGTACGGCGCTTCAAGCTGATGCGCACCCATACGGCGTTGCATGTCCTGTGCGGCGTGGTCTTCCGCGATTACGGCGCGAAGGTCACCGGCGGGGATATGGAGCCGCTCAAGGGGCGCATGGACTTTGAATTCGAGACCATGCGCGGGGAGTTGGTGCGTGAGATCGAAGCGGCAGTCAACCTCGAGGTCCGGCAGGGACGCGCGATTCAGGTCAAAATTCTCCCGCGGGAAGAGGTGTTCCAGATCCCCGACCTGATTCGTACCAAGATCAATCTGCTGCCCGAGGGGATCCTGCAAGTCCGCACGGTGGAGATTATCGGGCTCGACCTGCAAGCCGATGGTGGGACGCATGTTGCGAATACGTCTGAGGTGGGTACGGTCAAGGTGACGGATTACAAAAGCAAGGGCGCCATCAACAAGCGTATTTACATCGAAGTGGAGTAG
- a CDS encoding SUMF1/EgtB/PvdO family nonheme iron enzyme, translating into MARIEKTVFISYRRKDVSWALAVYQDLTHRGYDVFFDFTSISGGDFEQIILSNIKARAHFVLILTPTALDRCSEPDDWLRREIETGIDEKRNIIPLFFDGFSFGATDIPEKLTGKLASLSRYNGMNVHQDYFLEAMTRLRTRFLSIPLDTVLHPMSPKVQEVVLEEQRAANKAAWLAKVRAEFDAIRKRLKETVGKIKSLIPSSSRVFAIGWVVLIGLLLFGINALLNGPPAGPSESTPAPIRTSISPLLTRTNMPPPTFPPNPGIGSIMISEKDDMVLVFVPAGEFTMGSDSGGSDVKPVHQVSLDAFWIDQTEVTNTMYAKCVADGGCKPPSSSRSKTRIHYFGNSVFDEFPVIHVDWHQAEAYCEWAGRKLPTEAQWEKAARGTDGRVYPWGENIDCFYANYWGQVKGCVGDTSEAGSYESGKSLYGSYDMAGNVSEWVYDWYDSNYYQISPLSNPTGPISGSSRVLRGGSWNVSDEVVRSIFRYRNDPTNTKNYIGFRCSLSHP; encoded by the coding sequence ATGGCGCGTATTGAAAAAACCGTTTTTATTAGTTATCGTCGCAAGGATGTATCTTGGGCTCTGGCGGTGTACCAGGATTTGACGCATCGTGGTTATGATGTTTTTTTTGATTTTACAAGTATTTCAGGCGGGGATTTTGAACAGATTATCCTAAGCAATATAAAAGCTCGCGCCCACTTTGTGCTGATATTAACTCCAACTGCTCTTGACCGGTGCAGTGAACCAGACGATTGGCTCAGGCGTGAAATTGAAACTGGGATTGATGAAAAACGCAATATCATCCCGCTATTTTTTGATGGTTTTAGTTTTGGAGCTACTGACATCCCGGAAAAATTGACGGGTAAATTAGCGAGCCTTAGTCGCTATAATGGGATGAATGTACATCAGGATTATTTCCTGGAAGCCATGACGCGCTTGCGTACAAGATTCTTAAGCATTCCTTTGGATACTGTATTGCATCCCATGTCTCCCAAAGTGCAGGAAGTGGTCTTGGAAGAACAACGTGCTGCAAATAAGGCTGCATGGCTGGCAAAGGTAAGAGCAGAATTTGATGCGATAAGGAAGAGATTAAAGGAAACTGTTGGAAAAATAAAATCTTTGATTCCGTCAAGTTCTCGTGTTTTTGCTATCGGATGGGTAGTTTTGATTGGTTTGCTTTTATTTGGAATAAATGCATTACTGAATGGCCCTCCCGCAGGCCCTTCTGAAAGTACCCCCGCGCCAATAAGAACATCTATAAGCCCTCTACTTACGCGGACGAATATGCCGCCACCTACATTTCCACCCAACCCTGGCATAGGCTCGATTATGATCTCAGAAAAAGATGATATGGTTTTAGTCTTCGTCCCAGCCGGGGAATTCACGATGGGAAGCGATAGTGGCGGTTCAGATGTAAAACCAGTTCATCAAGTATCTCTGGACGCCTTCTGGATTGACCAAACTGAAGTGACCAACACCATGTATGCCAAATGTGTCGCGGATGGAGGATGTAAGCCACCTTCATCTTCGAGATCGAAGACTCGTATCCATTATTTCGGCAATTCCGTGTTCGACGAATTTCCCGTCATACATGTAGATTGGCATCAAGCAGAAGCATATTGTGAGTGGGCAGGAAGGAAGTTGCCTACCGAAGCGCAATGGGAAAAAGCTGCGCGTGGGACGGATGGGCGCGTCTATCCCTGGGGGGAAAATATTGATTGTTTCTATGCTAATTATTGGGGTCAAGTTAAAGGGTGTGTTGGGGATACGTCTGAGGCTGGCAGTTATGAAAGCGGAAAAAGCCTTTACGGCTCTTATGATATGGCGGGCAATGTGTCGGAATGGGTGTACGACTGGTATGATAGCAATTACTATCAGATTTCTCCATTATCCAACCCGACGGGACCGATTTCGGGGTCGTCTCGAGTATTACGGGGAGGCTCTTGGAACGTATCAGATGAAGTTGTCCGTTCAATCTTCCGCTATAGGAACGATCCGACAAATACGAAAAACTACATCGGTTTTCGTTGCTCTCTCTCACATCCTTAG
- a CDS encoding pyridoxal-phosphate dependent enzyme, whose amino-acid sequence MIGLPESKERRVFNNVIGAMGNTPLVKLERIGRDLPVPLYAKLEFMNPGGSVKDRVGANIIEQAEKRGEIKPGGTIVEATSGNTGVGLAIAAALKGYKTIFVMPDKMSNEKILLLRAYGAKVVITPTAVGPDDPRSYYEVAKRFARETPNAILANQYHNPDNPKTHELSTGPELWEQTEGKLTDVIIGIGTGGTITGVGRYLKSKNPNITIVGVDIEGSILTEIWQNKGIIPPGAYPKTYKVEGIGEDFLPSTMEINYVDAIERAGDKESFLWARQLVRQEGIFAGGSSGSAIAGAIKYCRKLQPGRLPVVILPDSGSRYLSKFYDDKWMREFGFLSMEFGETALGDLLIAKPNKALITATIGDSIRKVVSVMHQHAVSQMPVVGEDGTLVGLIEEVDLLNHMLEEHDHSHDEKIDSLVQNANAVFPPETSLDEAMPSLTAGLALIVIDQSKPIGILTKIDVLDYLAGKI is encoded by the coding sequence GTGATTGGATTACCCGAATCAAAAGAGAGAAGAGTCTTCAATAACGTCATCGGCGCGATGGGGAATACGCCGCTCGTCAAACTGGAGCGCATTGGACGCGACCTGCCCGTTCCGCTGTATGCCAAACTGGAGTTCATGAATCCCGGCGGGTCGGTCAAGGACCGGGTTGGAGCGAACATCATCGAGCAGGCGGAGAAGCGCGGCGAGATAAAACCCGGCGGGACGATCGTCGAAGCCACATCCGGCAACACGGGCGTCGGTCTCGCCATCGCGGCGGCATTGAAGGGATACAAGACCATCTTCGTCATGCCGGATAAAATGAGCAATGAAAAGATCCTTTTGTTGCGGGCGTACGGGGCGAAGGTGGTTATCACCCCCACGGCGGTCGGACCTGATGATCCGCGTTCTTATTATGAGGTGGCAAAGCGTTTTGCGCGTGAAACGCCCAATGCAATTCTGGCAAATCAATATCACAACCCTGATAACCCGAAGACCCATGAGTTGAGCACCGGTCCCGAATTGTGGGAACAGACCGAAGGGAAGCTGACCGATGTCATCATTGGCATTGGCACGGGCGGAACGATCACCGGTGTGGGGCGTTATCTCAAATCCAAGAATCCGAACATTACCATTGTCGGCGTGGACATCGAAGGCTCGATTCTGACCGAGATCTGGCAGAACAAGGGCATCATTCCGCCGGGCGCGTATCCCAAAACTTATAAGGTGGAGGGCATCGGTGAGGACTTTTTGCCGTCCACGATGGAGATCAATTATGTGGACGCCATTGAGCGCGCAGGCGATAAGGAATCATTTTTATGGGCGCGTCAACTCGTGCGGCAGGAGGGAATTTTCGCGGGCGGTTCATCCGGTTCTGCGATCGCAGGCGCGATCAAATATTGCCGCAAACTTCAGCCGGGTCGCCTGCCCGTAGTCATTCTCCCTGATTCCGGTTCGCGCTATCTCTCCAAATTCTATGATGACAAGTGGATGCGCGAGTTCGGCTTCCTTTCAATGGAATTCGGTGAAACGGCTCTGGGCGACCTGTTGATTGCCAAGCCGAACAAAGCCTTGATCACCGCGACGATCGGCGACTCGATCCGCAAGGTGGTTTCGGTGATGCACCAGCATGCCGTATCCCAAATGCCGGTCGTCGGCGAGGATGGAACGCTTGTCGGTCTCATCGAAGAGGTGGATCTGCTCAATCACATGCTCGAGGAACACGATCACAGCCATGACGAGAAGATCGACTCGCTTGTGCAGAACGCGAATGCGGTCTTTCCGCCCGAAACCTCGCTGGATGAAGCCATGCCATCCCTCACCGCAGGGCTTGCCCTGATCGTGATCGATCAGAGCAAACCCATCGGCATCCTGACCAAGATCGATGTCCTGGATTATCTGGCAGGGAAGATATAG